Proteins encoded in a region of the Osmerus mordax isolate fOsmMor3 chromosome 17, fOsmMor3.pri, whole genome shotgun sequence genome:
- the cbll1 gene encoding E3 ubiquitin-protein ligase Hakai isoform X1, with protein MDQNDNDLQGTDGSGSLGGPDVRRRIPIKLISKQPIRIKPAPRSQRPMSRLPSKPSAGDEENFGFKQGEERFDCGTKAGDVFAGQRRFPQQMFWDYKLNLIGEKDDVPAHFCDKCGLPVRIYGRMIPCKHVFCYDCALLHEKKGDKMCPGLNMYSCTDPVQRIEQCLRGSLYMCSIVQGCKRTYLSQRDLQAHVNHRHMRAAKSGGGRPEPVHLPPASEVPDRFRVPPPHLPKAHVHLPPPLHDPYGQPPPASHDAPPPSSGDMGARALGQETFRIATVTTRKHSNLITVPIQDDSGSSSSSRDTLPPGPGSAPPPHHHPGDYPGQPVVSHPHHMMAPPQQHYGPPPPPPPPINHPMQHPPQGSGTPHMVYNQAPPPPMSSAPPPITPPPGHIMGQMPPYMNHPPPGPPPQHGGPPVNAPPPHHYNPNSMQQFPEDQGTMSPPFNQPGGLSPGMWPAPRGPPPPRMQGPPQGQMPGPHHPDQSRYRPYYQ; from the exons ATGGATCAGAATG ACAATGACTTACAAGGCACGGATGGCTCGGGCAGTTTGGGGGGCCCAGATGTGCGCAGACGAATCCCCATCAAACTAATATCCAAACAGCCCATCAGAATCAAACCTGCCCCCCGAAGCCAGAGGCCCATGAGCCGGTTGCCGTCGAAACCGTCTGCTGGGGATGAAG aGAACTTTGGCTTTaagcaaggagaggagaggtttgaCTGTGGGACCAAAGCTGGTGATGTGTTTGCTGGTCAGCGGAGGTTCCCCCAGCAAATGTTTTGGGACTATAAG TTGAACTTAATTGGTGAAAAGGATGATGTTCCTGCTCACTTCTGTGACAAATGTGGTCTGCCTGTAAGGATATATGGACGGATG ATCCCATGCAAACATGTGTTTTGCTACGATTGTGCGTTACTTCATGAGAAAAAGGGAGACAAGATGTGTCCAGG TCTTAACATGTACAGCTGCACAGACCCCGTCCAGCGCATCGAGCAGTGCCTGCGAGGCTCCCTCTACATGTGCAGCATCGTGCAGGGCTGCAAACGCACCTACCTGTCCCAGCGGGACCTGCAGGCCCACGTTAACCACCGCCACATGCGAGCGGCCAAGTCCGGGGGCGGCCGCCCCGAGCCGGTGCATCTGCCCCCGGCCTCCGAGGTGCCCGACCGCTTCCGCGTGCCTCCGCCCCACCTGCCCAAGGCCCAcgttcacctccctcccccgctccaCGACCCCTACGGTCAGCCGCCGCCTGCCTCCCACGATGCCCCGCCCCCTTCCTCCGGAGACATGGGCGCCCGAGCCCTTGGCCAGGAGACGTTCCGCATCGCCACGGTGACCACGCGCAAACACAGTAACCTCATCACTGTGCCCATCCAGGACGactctggctcctcctcctcctctagagATACCCTTCCACCTGGGCCCGGCTcggctccccctccccaccaccaccctgggGACTACCCAGGCCAGCCTGTAGTGTCCCACCCACACCACATGATGGCACCCCCGCAGCAGCATtatggccctcctcctcctcccccacctcccatcAACCACCCAATGCAACACCCTCCACAGGGTTCCGGAACACCCCACATGGTTTATAATcaggcccctcctccacccatgtCCTCTGCGCCCCctcccatcacccctcctccgGGACATATTATGGGTCAGATGCCCCCCTACATGAAccaccctcccccaggccccccaccTCAACACGGGGGTCCTCCCGTCAatgcccctccaccccaccactaCAACCCTAACTCCATGCAGcagttccctgaggaccagggaacCATGAGCCCTCCTTTCAACCAGCCAGGAGGGCTCAGTCCTGGGATGTGGCCTGCCCCGAGGGGGCCCCCTCCCCCACGGATGCAAGGTCCCCCTCAGGGTCAGATGCCTGGACCTCACCACCCTGATCAGTCCCGCTACCGGCCATACTATCAGTAG
- the cbll1 gene encoding E3 ubiquitin-protein ligase Hakai isoform X2, with protein sequence MDQNDNDLQGTDGSGSLGGPDVRRRIPIKLISKQPIRIKPAPRSQRPMSRLPSKPSAGDEENFGFKQGEERFDCGTKAGDVFAGQRRFPQQMFWDYKLNLIGEKDDVPAHFCDKCGLPIPCKHVFCYDCALLHEKKGDKMCPGLNMYSCTDPVQRIEQCLRGSLYMCSIVQGCKRTYLSQRDLQAHVNHRHMRAAKSGGGRPEPVHLPPASEVPDRFRVPPPHLPKAHVHLPPPLHDPYGQPPPASHDAPPPSSGDMGARALGQETFRIATVTTRKHSNLITVPIQDDSGSSSSSRDTLPPGPGSAPPPHHHPGDYPGQPVVSHPHHMMAPPQQHYGPPPPPPPPINHPMQHPPQGSGTPHMVYNQAPPPPMSSAPPPITPPPGHIMGQMPPYMNHPPPGPPPQHGGPPVNAPPPHHYNPNSMQQFPEDQGTMSPPFNQPGGLSPGMWPAPRGPPPPRMQGPPQGQMPGPHHPDQSRYRPYYQ encoded by the exons ATGGATCAGAATG ACAATGACTTACAAGGCACGGATGGCTCGGGCAGTTTGGGGGGCCCAGATGTGCGCAGACGAATCCCCATCAAACTAATATCCAAACAGCCCATCAGAATCAAACCTGCCCCCCGAAGCCAGAGGCCCATGAGCCGGTTGCCGTCGAAACCGTCTGCTGGGGATGAAG aGAACTTTGGCTTTaagcaaggagaggagaggtttgaCTGTGGGACCAAAGCTGGTGATGTGTTTGCTGGTCAGCGGAGGTTCCCCCAGCAAATGTTTTGGGACTATAAG TTGAACTTAATTGGTGAAAAGGATGATGTTCCTGCTCACTTCTGTGACAAATGTGGTCTGCCT ATCCCATGCAAACATGTGTTTTGCTACGATTGTGCGTTACTTCATGAGAAAAAGGGAGACAAGATGTGTCCAGG TCTTAACATGTACAGCTGCACAGACCCCGTCCAGCGCATCGAGCAGTGCCTGCGAGGCTCCCTCTACATGTGCAGCATCGTGCAGGGCTGCAAACGCACCTACCTGTCCCAGCGGGACCTGCAGGCCCACGTTAACCACCGCCACATGCGAGCGGCCAAGTCCGGGGGCGGCCGCCCCGAGCCGGTGCATCTGCCCCCGGCCTCCGAGGTGCCCGACCGCTTCCGCGTGCCTCCGCCCCACCTGCCCAAGGCCCAcgttcacctccctcccccgctccaCGACCCCTACGGTCAGCCGCCGCCTGCCTCCCACGATGCCCCGCCCCCTTCCTCCGGAGACATGGGCGCCCGAGCCCTTGGCCAGGAGACGTTCCGCATCGCCACGGTGACCACGCGCAAACACAGTAACCTCATCACTGTGCCCATCCAGGACGactctggctcctcctcctcctctagagATACCCTTCCACCTGGGCCCGGCTcggctccccctccccaccaccaccctgggGACTACCCAGGCCAGCCTGTAGTGTCCCACCCACACCACATGATGGCACCCCCGCAGCAGCATtatggccctcctcctcctcccccacctcccatcAACCACCCAATGCAACACCCTCCACAGGGTTCCGGAACACCCCACATGGTTTATAATcaggcccctcctccacccatgtCCTCTGCGCCCCctcccatcacccctcctccgGGACATATTATGGGTCAGATGCCCCCCTACATGAAccaccctcccccaggccccccaccTCAACACGGGGGTCCTCCCGTCAatgcccctccaccccaccactaCAACCCTAACTCCATGCAGcagttccctgaggaccagggaacCATGAGCCCTCCTTTCAACCAGCCAGGAGGGCTCAGTCCTGGGATGTGGCCTGCCCCGAGGGGGCCCCCTCCCCCACGGATGCAAGGTCCCCCTCAGGGTCAGATGCCTGGACCTCACCACCCTGATCAGTCCCGCTACCGGCCATACTATCAGTAG